The genomic interval GCGCAGATGCCCGTAGGTCTGGTCGCCGAGGTTGGCGGGCCGGGGGAACAGCGGGTCGGTCGGGGGAGGGGTCATGAGCGGGGCCTCACTGGCCGTCGACGATCGCGATGTTGCGGTAGGCGCGGCCGAAATGGCGCTCGATGCGGCGCTGGACGATGTCCCACAGCGAGGTCATCAGCAGATAGTAGAGCGCGGCCACCGTGAACAGCTCCAGCACCATGAAGCGTTCCTGGATGAGCAGCTGGGTGCTGCGCAGCAGCTCCTCCATCGAGATGACCGAGGTGACCGAGGTCGTCTTCAGAAGCCCGTTCACGCTGTTGCCGAGCGCCGGGATGATGATGCGGATGGCCTGCGGCAGCACGATGTAGACCATCACCTGGGCCGAGTTCAGGCCGAGCGCGCGGCCGGCGTTGCTCTGCCCGGCGGCGACGCCGAGGATGCCGCCGCGGATGATCTCGGCCAGATAGGCCGCCTCGTTGAGGATCAGGCCGATCAGCGCGGATTCCGTCACCGACAGCTTGATGCCGATCTGCGGCAGGCCGGTGTAGATGATGATGAGCTGGACCAGCAGCGGCGTGCCGCGGAACACCCAGATGTAGGCCTGCGCCGCGGCCGACACCCAGCGGTAGGGCGACAGCCGCAGCAGCGCCAGCAGGCAGCCGACCACGAGACCGCCGGCGATGCCCGCCAGCGTCAGCCACAGGGTCGTGATCGCTCCGCTGAGCAGGTAACCGTTGAACAGGTAGTCGAAGAAGCCGTCCCAGTTCCAGCCGCTGGTCATTCCGTCACCCTTTCGCTCTTATCCGCCGTGCGGGCGGCGGGCGGAGCAAGCCCCGCCGCCGCCCGCACCCACTCACATGCCGGGGCCGTTGACCTTGAAGGCGCCCTCGTTGGGCAGCAGGCCGTACTCCTCCATCAGGGCCTTGTAGGAGCCGTCCTTCTGCATGTCGTTGAGGACACCGACCACGGCCTCGCTCAGCGCCTTGCTCTTCATCGCCAGGGCGACGGGGGTCGGGAACAGGCCGTGCAGGGCGCGGTCGAAGTCGCCGCGCTTGCTGTATTCGGCCGCCGTCGGGTCGATGGCCACCGACGCCTCGGTCTGGCCGGCGCGCAACGCCTGATAGGCCGTGGCGAAGTTGTCGAAGGTCTTGATCTCGATCGGCTTCAGACCCTTGGCGACAATCATCTTGTCGAGTTCGCGCAGCTTGCGCTCCTCGAAGCCGCCCAGCTCGACGCCGACCGGGCGGCCCGACAGGTCCTCCGGCTTGGTGATCTTCAGCGGGTTGCCCTTGGACACCGAGATGCTGATCGCCTGCGATTCATAGTTGATCATCGGCATCATCTTGGCCCGCTCCTCGGTCCAGAAGATGCCGGTGTTGATCAGGTCCCAGCGCCCGGCCTGGAGGCCGGGGATCATCGCCGAGAACTCGATGCGGACATATTCCGGTGTCAGGCAGAGACGCTTGGCGATCTCGTTGCCCAGCGTGATGCGCATGCCCTTCAGCACGCCGTTGGAATCGACGAACTGCATCGGCGGCAGGGTCGGGTTGGTCGACATCACCAGCGTGCCGGGCTTGACCAGCTCGGAATCGGCAACCGCCGGCTTGCAGGCGGTTTGGGCGGCGGCCGGCAGCGCGAACAGGGTCAGGCCGGCGGCGATCAGCAGCGTACGAATGGTCATCGTGGTCACCTTCTCTCGTGTTCAGGCGAAGTGATCAGGCGAGGGAGTTGATCAGCCCGTAAGCCGCCAGATCGGCGCGCAGGGCCTCGGCGTCGCCCGCCGGCAGCGGCAGGCGCGGCGCGCGCGGGTCGCCGACCGGAAGGCCCATCATGCCAAGCCCGGTCTTCGACGCGGCGACGTAGCGGTGGCCGCCGACCCAGCGGACGATCGGCAGCATCTTCTTGTAGAGCGCCAGCGCCTGCTCCTTGTCGCTGTGGTCGGCCACCAGCTCGAACAGCCGGGCCGAATCGCGCGGGATCAGGTTGGAGCAGACGGCGACCCAGCCCTGGGCGCCGAGCCAGAAGGATTCGTAGCCGAGGATGCCGGCGAACACCGTCATGCGGTCGCCGCACAGCTCGATGATGTCGCGGACCCGCGTCACCTCCAGCGTCGATTCCTTGATGTAGAGCACGTTGTCGATCTCGCTCAGCCGCGCGACGATCGGCGGGGTGAGGTCGACGTTGGCGGTCGCCGGGTTGTTGTAGATCATCACCGGCAGCGAGATCGCCTCGCCGATGCGGCGGTAATGCTCGAACAGCTCGTCGGGGGTCGGGGAGCTGTAATAGGGCGGGATCACCATGATCCCGTCGGC from Azospirillum sp. TSH58 carries:
- the dapA gene encoding 4-hydroxy-tetrahydrodipicolinate synthase, producing MTALRGTYTVLITPFTADGGAVDVPALKKLVNWQIEQGIHGLIPLGSTGEFLSMTPEERAQVIEICVQESAGRVPVLIGTGAEWTRDAVAHAKEAERMGADGIMVIPPYYSSPTPDELFEHYRRIGEAISLPVMIYNNPATANVDLTPPIVARLSEIDNVLYIKESTLEVTRVRDIIELCGDRMTVFAGILGYESFWLGAQGWVAVCSNLIPRDSARLFELVADHSDKEQALALYKKMLPIVRWVGGHRYVAASKTGLGMMGLPVGDPRAPRLPLPAGDAEALRADLAAYGLINSLA
- a CDS encoding ABC transporter substrate-binding protein, which produces MTIRTLLIAAGLTLFALPAAAQTACKPAVADSELVKPGTLVMSTNPTLPPMQFVDSNGVLKGMRITLGNEIAKRLCLTPEYVRIEFSAMIPGLQAGRWDLINTGIFWTEERAKMMPMINYESQAISISVSKGNPLKITKPEDLSGRPVGVELGGFEERKLRELDKMIVAKGLKPIEIKTFDNFATAYQALRAGQTEASVAIDPTAAEYSKRGDFDRALHGLFPTPVALAMKSKALSEAVVGVLNDMQKDGSYKALMEEYGLLPNEGAFKVNGPGM
- a CDS encoding amino acid ABC transporter permease, yielding MTSGWNWDGFFDYLFNGYLLSGAITTLWLTLAGIAGGLVVGCLLALLRLSPYRWVSAAAQAYIWVFRGTPLLVQLIIIYTGLPQIGIKLSVTESALIGLILNEAAYLAEIIRGGILGVAAGQSNAGRALGLNSAQVMVYIVLPQAIRIIIPALGNSVNGLLKTTSVTSVISMEELLRSTQLLIQERFMVLELFTVAALYYLLMTSLWDIVQRRIERHFGRAYRNIAIVDGQ